A stretch of the Halomonas sp. BDJS001 genome encodes the following:
- a CDS encoding ester cyclase has protein sequence MNKHDLKATYRDYITCLNNQDWTNLGQFVHDDVHHNGQRLGIDGYRAMLEADYEQIPDLHFNIELLAVDSPYVTCRLRFDVTPNGSFLGLPINGKKVTFCENAFYLFRDNKIQEVWSVIDKAAIEAQLD, from the coding sequence ATGAACAAACATGACCTGAAAGCGACCTACCGTGATTACATCACCTGCCTCAACAATCAAGACTGGACGAATCTTGGCCAGTTCGTGCATGACGATGTCCACCACAACGGCCAGCGCCTGGGGATTGATGGCTATCGCGCCATGCTGGAAGCCGATTATGAGCAGATACCGGATCTGCACTTCAATATTGAGCTGTTGGCCGTTGATTCACCCTATGTCACTTGCAGGCTGCGCTTCGATGTAACGCCTAATGGCAGCTTCCTGGGCTTACCTATCAATGGGAAAAAAGTGACGTTTTGCGAGAACGCGTTCTACCTCTTCCGTGATAATAAGATTCAGGAAGTCTGGTCGGTGATCGACAAGGCCGCAATAGAAGCTCAGCTGGATTGA
- a CDS encoding ABC-F family ATP-binding cassette domain-containing protein — translation MTTTHLTLKGVSYVLSDGRTLFTDLYEQFDTRPTGLVGRNGIGKTVLAQILAGQLQPTTGECQRPNSVHYLAQQVAPPKSASVADLAGIQPTLDALARIEAGSTAIEDFEAVDERWDMPQRFRHELERSGLGYLEASTPASTLSGGEAMRIALMGAMLSNADFLILDEPSNHLDRPNRQALIEQLQRWSRGLIVVSHDRQLLESMARIVELSPLGLHSYGGNYTFYAEAKAHEQQAAIDQLNQHKLEHQRQERAMRKQRERQEKRQTRGKRQGKEANQAKVILDGQKERSENSTGALRQKQAASREQLNWRVREVATQVEDAIHITLHEIPVNQVAKRCLAELERVELPFVMGATRQISLLLRGPQRIGVVGPNGCGKSTLLRVLAGQIEPLSGTCKVTPEKAYLDQRLESLEPEKSVLEQLQLANRSTTEGELRMLLAQLGLDAQKITTPSGLLSGGERLKGALACLLYADSPPKLLLLDEPNNHLDLPSAQALETLLRSYQGALVVVSHDDAFLGNLALTDRLLATEQGWHLEPQSS, via the coding sequence ATGACCACTACCCATCTCACCTTAAAAGGTGTCTCCTACGTTTTGTCGGATGGCAGAACGCTTTTTACCGACCTTTATGAGCAGTTCGATACACGCCCAACCGGGCTGGTTGGGCGCAATGGTATCGGTAAAACAGTCTTGGCCCAAATCCTCGCGGGCCAGTTGCAACCCACCACTGGCGAATGTCAGCGCCCCAACAGCGTGCATTACCTTGCCCAGCAAGTAGCCCCGCCCAAGAGTGCTTCTGTCGCCGATCTCGCAGGTATTCAACCAACGCTGGATGCGCTGGCGCGAATAGAGGCTGGCAGCACTGCCATAGAGGATTTTGAGGCCGTGGATGAGCGTTGGGATATGCCCCAGCGATTTCGCCATGAACTTGAACGCAGCGGCCTGGGCTATCTCGAGGCCAGCACACCGGCCAGCACGCTGAGCGGTGGGGAAGCCATGCGGATTGCCTTGATGGGCGCTATGCTCTCGAATGCCGATTTTCTGATTCTTGATGAGCCAAGTAATCACCTTGATCGACCCAACCGTCAAGCGCTCATCGAACAGTTGCAACGTTGGTCGCGTGGGCTGATCGTGGTTAGCCATGACCGGCAACTACTGGAATCCATGGCGCGTATTGTGGAGCTTTCCCCCTTGGGGCTGCACAGCTACGGTGGCAACTACACCTTCTATGCAGAAGCGAAAGCTCATGAGCAGCAAGCGGCGATTGATCAGCTCAATCAACATAAGCTGGAGCACCAACGCCAGGAGCGGGCAATGCGCAAACAGCGTGAACGCCAGGAGAAACGCCAAACCCGCGGTAAACGGCAGGGTAAGGAAGCCAATCAGGCTAAGGTGATACTGGATGGGCAGAAAGAGCGCAGCGAAAACTCCACCGGCGCGTTGCGCCAAAAGCAGGCGGCCAGCCGTGAACAACTGAACTGGCGCGTGCGGGAGGTGGCAACGCAGGTAGAAGACGCAATTCACATCACCCTGCACGAGATACCCGTCAATCAGGTCGCCAAGCGCTGTTTGGCAGAATTGGAGAGGGTAGAGCTACCGTTCGTGATGGGAGCCACTCGTCAGATTAGCCTACTGCTAAGAGGGCCGCAGCGAATCGGAGTTGTCGGCCCCAACGGCTGCGGTAAATCCACGCTGCTCCGCGTGCTAGCGGGCCAGATCGAACCATTATCCGGAACCTGCAAGGTGACTCCAGAAAAGGCTTATCTCGACCAGCGGCTGGAGAGTCTTGAGCCCGAAAAGAGCGTGCTCGAACAGCTGCAACTGGCTAACCGCTCAACGACGGAAGGCGAGTTGCGTATGCTACTGGCCCAACTAGGCCTGGACGCGCAAAAGATCACCACACCCAGCGGACTATTAAGCGGAGGTGAACGTCTGAAAGGTGCACTGGCCTGCCTCCTCTACGCCGACTCACCACCGAAACTATTGCTGCTGGATGAGCCAAATAACCACCTCGACCTGCCATCGGCACAAGCGCTGGAAACGCTGTTGCGCAGTTACCAAGGCGCGTTAGTGGTGGTATCCCATGATGATGCGTTTCTGGGAAACCTCGCCCTGACAGACCGCTTGCTGGCAACCGAGCAAGGGTGGCATTTGGAGCCTCAATCCAGCTGA